The nucleotide window GCGGAACAGTCACCCTGTTGGACATCGTCGGAAATATTGATGAAGGCTATGAAAAAATCAACCAGAGAATGGTTCTCGAAAAAGTACTTCATGTACTGAGCGAGCGCGAAAAGTTAATTATCCAATATACCTATCTTGATAACCTGAGCCAGAAAGAGGCTGGTGACAAGCTCGGTATTTCACAGATGCATGTATCAAGACTTCAAAGAAGGGCAATCAAAAAGCTTCAAGAAGCGATTCATGCGGAAAACAACAACTCGGAGTATATTACATGATCCAACAGTTCAAGGACAAAATAGAACTTTATGCTTACCAGACAATCAAAGAAGGTAAATTAGAGTGCGGTGACAGTTACTATTATACAGCCACCGATGATTATTTTGTCTGTGTAGTAGCAGATGGACTCGGGTCAGGACAATACGCGCATGAAGCATCTGCGGCGGTCGTTTCAGTAGTCGAACAGCACCATCATGAAGATGTTGATACACTCATGAAATACTGCAACAACATTCTGGTGCAAAAACGCGGGGCTGCTGTATCGATCTTCAAGGTCTACTTCGAAAGCCGTCAATTCGTGTACAGCTGCGTCGGGAATATCCGCTTTTTCCTCTATGCGCCAAACGGCAAATTGACGTATCCTTTGCCGGTTACAGGTTATCTTTCAGGGAAGCCGCAAGTATTCCACACCCAACGATTTGTTTACGAGCCAGATTCAAAATTCCTGATCTACTCAGATGGGTTTGATATCCATGGCGCAAAAACACTTTTGAAGGGATACCGGTCCGTAGCAGCCGTCGCGGAACAAATCAAAAGGGAATACGCAAACTCAATGGATGATGCAACTTTTATTGTGGGAAGTCTACTATAGCCGGTGGACTTCTTTTTGTTTTATATAGATGTCTTTCACAATTCATTAAAATCCTTCCGGGCAGAAGCGAAACTGTAAACCTCACCCCGGTTTTGGTACACTATTAAGGTATCAAGAAATACCAATATGATAATGGAGGATTGTCTCTTGACTCAAACAATGGATAAGCAAGACCAATATGTAAAAATCATTGCCAAAGAGCAATCGTTAGCAGCGAAACAGGTGCAAAGTGTGATTTCATTGATCGCTGAAGGGAACACGGTCCCGTTCATCGCCCGATATCGGAAAGAAATGACTGGCGCCCTTGATGAAGTGCAAATTCGCGACATCGTTGAAAGATGGCAATACATACAGAACTTGGAACAGCGTAAAGAAGAAGTCATCAGGCTGATCGAGGAACAGGGAAAGCTGACAGACGAACTTAAAGCGAACATAGAAAAATCGATCAAGCTTCAGGAAGTAGAAGACCTTTACCGTCCGTACAAGCAAAAAAGAAGGACGAAAGCAACCGCCGCCAAAGAGAAAGGCCTTGAGCCTCTTGCTCAATGGATGCTGGAATTCCCTGTTAGCGGCAGTCTTGAAGGTAAGGCCGGGGAGTTTTTATCAGAAGAAAAAGGCGTTGAATCCGTTGAGGACGCGATTGCAGGCGCGAAGGATATCATTGCCGAAATCATTTCCGACGATGCAGAAAGCCGTAAATGGATTAGAAGCGAAACCTTTAAGACAGGCTCTATTGAATCTGCCGTAAAAAACGAAGAGCAAGATGAGAAAAATGTTTATGAGATGTACTACGAATACTCCGAACCGGTCAGTAAAGTAGTCCCTCACAGGATTCTTGCGCTCAACCGAGGTGAGAAAGAAGACCTTTTAAGGGTGTCAATCAAGCCGAAAACAGAGATGATCATGAGTTATCTGCAGCGTAAGTGGATTTCCAAAAATCATTCTGTAACAACAACTTCGGTAACAGAAGCGATTGAGGATGCCTACAAACGCTTGATCCAGCCATCAATTGAACGTGAAATCAGGAATGAGCTCACGGAAAAAGCAGAAGAGCAGGCGATCCATATCTTTTCCGAAAACCTGCGCAAACTGCTCCTTCAGCCTCCTTTAAAAGGAAAGGTCGTTCTTGGAGTAGACCCTGCGTTCCGGACAGGCTGCAAATTGGCTGCTGTCGATGAGACCGGAAAAGTTTTATCGATCGGTGTAATCTATCCGCATACATCGAGTGCTAAAAGTACCGAAGCACGGGACAAATTCATTAAAGTCCTGAAAGATTACGATGTAGAAATGGTGGCCATCGGCAACGGTACAGCTTCAAGGGAGACGGAGCAATTCGTATCAGATATTCTAAAGGAACTGGATCGAGAAATTTTCTATCTAATCGTCAATGAAGCAGGCGCAAGTGTCTACTCCGCATCTGACCTTGCCCGTGAAGAGTTCCCGAACTATCAAGTAGAGGAAAGAAGTGCCGTTTCGATCGCACGCAGATTGCAAGATCCCCTGGCAGAACTCGTGAAAATCGATCCTAAATCTGTTGGTGTCGGTCAATACCAGCATGATGTAAGCCAGAAGAAACTATCCGAATCCCTGACATTCGTTGTAGAAACGGCAGTTAACCAGGTGGGTGTTAACGTAAACACAGCCTCATCATCATTGTTGCAATATGTATCAGGACTATCAAAGACGGTTGCCAATAACATCATCAAGAAGCGAGAAGAGGAAGGGAAGTTCACGAGCCGGGCACAGCTTAAAAAAATCCCGCGCCTTGGAGCCAAGACCTATGAACAGGCAATTGGATTCCTTCGTGTCATTGACGGAAAAGAACCGCTTGACCGCACTGGCATCCACCCGGAAAGCTATGGCGAGGTAAAGCAGCTGCTTGACAGTCTCGGATTTAAAACGTCTGATCTAGGGACATCCGCACTGAAGGATGCTTTAGGGCAAATCAATATCGATCAGACAGCTGACCAGCTTGGAATCGGTAAACTGACGCTTAAGGACATCATTGACGCTCTCGTCCGTCCAGAAAGAGACCCGCGTGATGAACTTCCAGCTCCGCTTCTAAAGAAAGATGTTCTAAAGCTGGAGGATCTAAAACCAGGGATGGAGCTTCAGGGGACTGTAAGAAATGTAGTGGATTTCGGAGCTTTTGTGGATATCGGCGTTAAACAGGATGGCCTTGTCCATATCTCCAAACTAAGCAACCGCTTTGTAAAACACCCATTGGATATTGTCTCGGTAGGCGATGTAGTAACAGTATGGGTAGACAGTGTAGACCAGAAAAAAGGCCGTGTCGCTTTGACAATGCTGAAGCCCGATCAAGCAAAATAAAGAAGACTGCAGTCAATCCTGCAGTCTTTTTCACTACTCCTGTTTCTTTCTATAAAAAAACCAACATTGATTTAAGAGTTTGATTTGATAACGATTTTTTTCATAGAAGGCTCGTTTCATTTGATTCTGGAACCAGACTGGCATAAACAATACCTCCTTAAGATAAATACGGTAAAAGGTAACATTAATATATGCTATAATGGGTTGTCAGGTTTCTAAAAAGGCAGGAGTTCTTAAATGACAGACCAAGAATTGCAGAATCTTGTTAGTAAAATCTCAGATGACTATTTCCAAAAGCCTTTCAGGCATAAAGCCTTCTTCAATTCCCGACTTCGAACCACCGGCGGCAGGTACATGCTGAATAGCCACAATATCGAAATTAACAAAAAGTATTTCGAACAGCTTGGAGAAGAGGAGCTTATCGGTATTATCAAGCATGAGCTTTGCCATTACCATCTTCACCTGGAAGGGAAAGGCTATAAGCATCGAGACAATGATTTTAGGAAATTGCTCAAACAAGTAGATGCACCCAGATTTTGTTCCACTCTGCCTGAGGAAAAGAAACGAAAATCAAAGAGCCAAAAGTTCCTGATTTATCAATGCAGCAAATGTAAGTTGGACTATCGCAGGAAAAGATCCATTAACACTTCAAAATATGTTTGCGGAAAATGCAGGGGAAAGCTGGTCAAGGTCAAAGAAATAGTTGTAGATTAAGGTTTCCAGGCATTCAAGCTCGGGTTCGAAAAATATTAAAAACATGGTTGACTTTTGCTGGGCTGCTCCCTATAATAGTAAGAGTCGATAAGACGTCATCATGAAATAACGCAAGAAGAAATGCTGCTATTCCGCAGTAGCTCAGTGGTAGAGCACTCGGCTGTTAACCGAGCGGTCGTAGGTTCGAATCCTACCTGCGGAGCCATTAATTTTTTCGAGGTATGGGGAAGTACTCAAGAGGCTGAAGAGGCGCCCCTGCTAAGGGTGTAGGTCGGGTAACCGGCGCGAGGGTTCAAATCCCTCCTTCTCCGCCAGAACATTTCATATATGGCCCCTTGGTCAAGCGGTTAAGACACCGCCCTTTCACGGCGGTAACACGGGTTCGAATCCCGTAGGGGTCACCATTTGCAAAAAAAACAAAAAATATCTTCAATGGTCCCGTGGTGTAGCGGTTAACATGCCTGCCTGTCACGCAGGAGATCGCCGGTTCGATCCCGGTCGGGACCGCCATTTTCATTGGGCTATAGCCAAGCGGTAAGGCAACGGACTTTGACTCCGTCATGCGTTGGTTCGAATCCAGCTAGCCCAGCCATTTTTTTGAGCCATTAGCTCAGTCGGCAGAGCAGATTGCTCGCTGCATTGAGTTTTCTTCCCTGGCAATCTGCGAGAAAGACCGAAGGTCTTTTGAGCATCAGATGCGATGAGGGAAAATAAATGGGTGGATACAATCTTTGTTCCACTTCAAAAATGAGCCATTAGCTCAGTCGGTAGAGCATCTGACTTTTAATCAGAGGGTCGAAGGTTCGAGTCCTTCATGGCTCACCAGTTTTTTTACAACAGTTGAAAAAACTTTCTCTGGATTCTGCTTAGGCGGGATGATATTAATACGCGGGTGTGGCGGAATTGGCAGACGCACCAGACTTAGGATCTGGCGCCGCAAGGCGTGGGGGTTCGACTCCCTTCACCCGCACCATTAATTACCTGTTGATTAATGCGTTTGAATCAGTTAAGATATAAACCTGTCATGTTATGCGGTCGTGGCGGAATGGCAGACGCGCTAGGTTGAGGGCCTAGTGGGGGCAACCCCGTGGAGGTTCAAGTCCTCTCGGCCGCACCAAAAAAGATATTGACACACTTAAACGATTGTGTTAATATATATAAGTTGCTATTAAAACATTATGCGCCCGTAGCTCAATTGGATAGAGCGTCTGACTACGGATCAGAAGGTTATGGGTTCGACTCCTTTCGGGCGCGCCATTATATTTTCTCTTTATCGGGGAGTAGCTCAGCTTGGTAGAGCACTTGGTTTGGGACCAAGGGGTCGCAGGTTCGAATCCTGTCTTCCCGACCATCAGCAACTAATATCATATGCGGGTGTAGTTTACTGGTAAAACCTCAGCCTTCCAAGCTGATGTAGTGGGTTCGATTCCCATCACCCGCTCCAGTTTAATTGTTCTTTGAAAACTAAACAAACAAGCGTCAACAAACAATAAATTATCATGCTTCTATTAATAGAAGACATGAGCCAACGTTTTAACTTATGAGCTAACTCATAACTCTTTCTTGGAGAGTTTGATCCTGGCTCAGGACGAACGCTGGCGGCGTGCCTAATACATGCAAGTCGAGCGGATCTTCATTAGCTTGCTTTTGAAGATCAGCGGCGGACGGGTGAGTAACACGTGGGCAACCTGCCTGTAAGACTGGGATAACTTCGGGAAACCGGAGCTAATACCGGATAATCCTTTCCCTCACATGAGGGAAAGCTGAAAGACGGTTTCGGCTGTCACTTACAGATGGGCCCGCGGCGCATTAGCTAGTTGGTGAGGTAACGGCTCACCAAGGCAACGATGCGTAGCCGACCTGAGAGGGTGATCGGCCACACTGGGACTGAGACACGGCCCAGACTCCTACGGGAGGCAGCAGTAGGGAATCTTCCGCAATGGACGAAAGTCTGACGGAGCAACGCCGCGTGAACGATGAAGGCTTTCGGGTCGTAAAGTTCTGTTGTCAGGGAAGAACAAGTACCGGAGTAACTGCCGGTACCTTGACGGTACCTGACCAGAAAGCCACGGCTAACTACGTGCCAGCAGCCGCGGTAATACGTAGGTGGCAAGCGTTGTCCGGAATTATTGGGCGTAAAGCGCGCGCAGGCGGTTCCTTAAGTCTGATGTGAAAGCCCCCGGCTCAACCGGGGAGGGTCATTGGAAACTGGGGAACTTGAGTGCAGAAGAGGAGAGCGGAATTCCACGTGTAGCGGTGAAATGCGTAGAGATGTGGAGGAACACCAGTGGCGAAGGCGGCTCTCTGGTCTGTAACTGACGCTGAGGCGCGAAAGCGTGGGGAGCGAACAGGATTAGATACCCTGGTAGTCCACGCCGTAAACGATGAGTGCTAAGTGTTAGAGGGTTTCCGCCCTTTAGTGCTGCAGCAAACGCATTAAGCACTCCGCCTGGGGAGTACGGCCGCAAGGCTGAAACTCAAAGGAATTGACGGGGGCCCGCACAAGCGGTGGAGCATGTGGTTTAATTCGAAGCAACGCGAAGAACCTTACCAGGTCTTGACATCCTCTGACAACCCTAGAGATAGGGCGTTCCCCTTCGGGGGACAGAGTGACAGGTGGTGCATGGTTGTCGTCAGCTCGTGTCGTGAGATGTTGGGTTAAGTCCCGCAACGAGCGCAACCCTTGATCTTAGTTGCCAGCATTCAGTTGGGCACTCTAAGGTGACTGCCGGTGACAAACCGGAGGAAGGTGGGGATGACGTCAAATCATCATGCCCCTTATGACCTGGGCTACACACGTGCTACAATGGATGGAACAAAGGGTCGCGAAGCCGCGAGGTGAAGCCAATCCCATAAATCCATTCTCAGTTCGGATTGCAGGCTGCAACTCGCCTGCATGAAGCCGGAATCGCTAGTAATCGCGGATCAGCATGCCGCGGTGAATACGTTCCCGGGCCTTGTACACACCGCCCGTCACACCACGAGAGTTTGTAACACCCGAAGTCGGTGGGGTAACCTTTTGGAGCCAGCCGCCTAAGGTGGGACAGATGATTGGGGTGAAGTCGTAACAAGGTAGCCGTATCGGAAGGTGCGGCTGGATCACCTCCTTTCTAAGGATATTGCCTAAGGGCAATCGGAATGCGAATCTTTCGATTCGTACTGTGGATGTAATCCACATAGTTGTACGCTTGTTTGTTTAGTTTTGAGGGAGCAATTCTCTCAAGACTTTTTTGTTCCTTGAAAACTAGATAATCGTAAGTAAGAAGAACCAAGAAGAAAACCGAGTGATCGCCATTTTAGTTTTCTCTCTATTCAATTAGAGAAATGACCTTTTAGGTTAAGTTAGAAAGGGCGCACGGTGGATGCCTTGGCACTAGGAGCCGATGAAGGACGGGACTAACACCGATATGCTTCGGGGAGCTGTAAGTAAGCTTTGATCCGGAGATTTCCGAATGGGGAAACCCACTGTTCGTAATGGAACAGTATCTTTACCTGAATACATAGGGTATTGAAGGCAGACCCGGGGAACTGAAACATCTAAGTACCCGGAGGAAGAGAAAGCAAACGCGATTCCCTGAGTAGCGGCGAGCGAAACGGGACATAGCCCAAACCAAGAGGCTTGCCTCTTGGGGTTGTAGGACACTCTACATGGAGTTACAAAGGAACGGGGTAGATGAAGTGGTCTGGAAAGGCCCGTCAGAGAAGGTAAAAACCCTGTAGTTGAAACTTCGTTCCCTCCTGAGTGGATCCTGAGTACGGCGGGACACGAGAAATCCCGTCGGAAGCTGGGAGGACCATCTCCCAAGGCTAAATACTCCCTAGTGACCGATAGTGAACCAGTACCGTGAGGGAAAGGTGAAAAGCACCCCGGAAGGGGAGTGAAAGAGATCCTGAAACCGTGTGCCTACAAGTAGTCAGAGCCCGTTCATGGGTGATGGCGTGCCTTTTGTAGAATGAACCGGCGAGTTACGATTACATGCAAGGTTAAGTTGAGAAGACGGAGCCGCAGCGAAAGCGAGTCTGAATAGGGCGAATGAGTATGTGGTCGTAGACCCGAAACCAGGTGATCTACCCATGTCCAGGGTGAAGGTTGGGTAACACCAACTGGAGGCCCGAACCCACGCACGTTGAAAAGTGCGGGGATGAGGTGTGGGTAGCGGAGAAATTCCAATCGAACTTGGAGATAGCTGGTTCTCTCCGAAATAGCTTTAGGGCTAGCCTCACGTTGTAAGAGTCTTGGAGGTAGAGCACTGTTTGGACTAGGGGCCCTCATCGGGTTACCGAATTCAGACAAACTCCGAATGCCAAAGACTTATCCGTGGGAGTCAGACTGCGAGTGATAAGATCCGTAGTCAAAAGGGAAACAGCCCAGACCACCAGCTAAGGTCCCAAAGTATACGTTAAGTGGAAAAGGATGTGGAGTTGCTTAGACAACCAGGATGTTGGCTTAGAAGCAGCCACCATTTAAAGAGTGCGTAATAGCTCACTGGTCGAGTGACTCTGCGCCGAAAATGTACCGGGGCTAAACGTATCACCGAAGCTGTGGATTGACATCTTAGATGTCAGTGGTAGGAGAGCGTTCTAAGGGCGTTGAAGTCAGACCGTAAGGACTGGTGGAGCGCTTAGAAGTGAGAATGCCGGTATGAGTAGCGAAAGATGGGTGAGAATCCCATCCACCGAATGCCTAAGGTTTCCTGAGGAAGGCTCGTCCTCTCAGGGTTAGTCGGGACCTAAGCCGAGGCCGAAAGGCGTAGGCGATGGACAACAGGTTGATATTCCTGTACCACCTCTTTATCGTTTGAGCGACGGGGGGACGCAGGAGGATAGGGTAAGCGCGCTGTTGGATATGCGCGTCTAAGCAGTTAGGCTGCAAGTGAGGCAAATCCCGCTTGCGTGAAGGCTGAGCTGTGACAGCGAGGGAAATATAGTACCGAAGTTCCTGATTCCACACTGCCAAGAAAAGCCTCTAGCGAGATAAATGGTGCCCGTACCGCAAACCGACACAGGTAGGCGAGGAGAGAATCCTAAGGTGAGCGAGAGAACTCTCGTTAAGGAACTCGGCAAAATGACCCCGTAACTTCGGGAGAAGGGGTGCTCATTTGGGTGAATAGCCCGGATGAGCCGCAGTGAATAGGCCCAGGCGACTGTTTAGCAAAAACACAGGTCTCTGCGAAGCCGCAAGGCGAAGTATAGGGGCTGACGCCTGCCCGGTGCTGGAAGGTTAAGAGGAGGGGTTAGCTCACGCGAAGCTCTGAATCGAAGCCCCAGTAAACGGCGGCCGTAACTATAACGGTCCTAAGGTAGCGAAATTCCTTGTCGGGTAAGTTCCGACCCGCACGAAAGGCGTAACGATCTGGGCACTGTCTCAACGAGAGACTCGGTGAAATTATAGTACCTGTGAAGATGCAGGTTACCCGCGACAGGACGGAAAGACCCCGTGGAGCTTTACTGTAGCCTGATATTGAATTTTGGTACAGCTTGTACAGGATAGGTAGGAGCCTGAGAAACCGGAGCGCCAGCTTCGGTGGAGGCGTCGGTGGGATACTACCCTGGCTGTATTGAAATTCTAACCCGCGCCCCTGATCGGGGCGGGAGACAGTGTCAGGTGGGCAGTTTGACTGGGGCGGTCGCCTCCTAAAGAGTAACGGAGGCGCCCAAAGGTTCCCTCAGAATGGTTGGAAATCATTCGCAGAGTGTAAAGGCACAAGGGAGCTTGACTGCGAGACCTACAAGTCGAGCAGGGACGAAAGTCGGGCTTAGTGATCCGGTGGTTCCGCATGGAAGGGCCATCGCTCAACGGATAAAAGCTACCCCGGGGATAACAGGCTTATCTCCCCCAAGAGTCCACATCGACGGGGAGGTTTGGCACCTCGATGTCGGCTCATCGCATCCTGGGGCTGTAGTCGGTCCCAAGGGTTGGGCTGTTCGCCCATTAAAGCGGTACGCGAGCTGGGTTCAGAACGTCGTGAGACAGTTCGGTCCCTATCCGTCGTGGGCGCAGGAAATTTGAGAGGAGCTGTCCTTAGTACGAGAGGACCGGGATGGACGCACCGCTGGTGTACCAGTTGTCTTGCCAAAGGCATCGCTGGGTAGCTATGTGCGGACGGGATAAGTGCTGAAAGCATCTAAGCATGAAGCCCCCCTCAAGATGAGATTTCCCATAGCGCAAGCTAGTAAGAACCCTGAAAGATGATCAGGTTGATAGGTCAGAGGTGGAAGCGCGGTGACGTGTGGAGCTGACTGATACTAATCGTTCGAGGACTTAACCAAATACGAAAAGCGTAGGCGACTGTACAGCCTCGACAAGCGCTGGAGGGCCAGCAGTTGAAGTCGTTCTTTGACTTCGGCGGATGGACCGAAGCGACTCGAGAGGCTAGGAGCCGGAGCTGGACAATGATCATTCGATTCTCTTGTATTCTTCTTACACATTATCTAGTTTTGAGGGAATAAAACCTCAAACCAAATAGTCTGGTGGCGATGGCGAGAAGGTCACACCCGTTCCCATACCGAACACGGAAGTTAAGCTTCTCAGCGCCGATGGTAGTTGGGGGTTTCCCCCTGTGAGAGTAGGACGCCGCCGGGCTGTTTGAACAATTTAATGGATTACACATAATATTATCGACGCGGGGTGGAGCAGCCCGGTAGCTCGTCGGGCTCATAACCCGAAGGTCGCAGGTTCAAATCCTGCCCCCGCAATAATCCATCTTTTTTATACATATTATGGTCCCGTGGTGTAGCGGTTAACATGCCTGCCTGTCACGCAGGAGATCGCCGGTTCGATCCCGGTCGGGACCGCCATTTTTCTAGATTACTAGAATCGCACAGCGAAACAGGGTTTCGTTTTTTTTTTTTGGCTTTTTATTACCGGTCTGCCTTATTCAAAAGGGGAAATGGCCGGTTTTTTTGCCCGGACTGGATAAATCGTGTAAACTACATATAGAATCGTCATCCTTAGGAGGCATCCTAAGGTTTTTTTGTATTATAAAATTGATTGTTAGTTGGTGATAGATATATGGCGACTTATCAATTCATTTCCACGCAGCCCGAAGAGACAAAGGATTTTGCGAAGAGGCTGGCTGCTCTTTTGAAAGAGGGTGACGTGATTGCCCTTGAAGGTGATTTAGGTGCGGGAAAGACGACTTTTACCAAAGGGCTTGCTGAAGGGCTTGGTATTACCAGGAATGTGAATAGCCCTACTTTTACGATCATTAAGGAATATCAGGGACGGCTTCCTTTATATCATATGGATGTGTATCGCGTGGAAGATGCGTTTGAAGATCTTGGTTTTGAAGAATACTTTGAAGGTAATGGTGTAACAGTTGTGGAATGGGCACATTTAATTGAAGCACAGCTGCCGCAGGAACTATTGCTGCTTCAGTTGTACCTTGATGATAATGGTGCAAGAAGAATTGTCGCCGAGCCAAAGGGCGAGCGGTATCAAGAATTGTGTAAGGAGATTTTTTAAATGAAGGTATTATCGATAGATACGTCCAATTATGTTTTGGGTATTGGTCTGCTGGATGGCGAAACGGTTTTGGGCGAGTATATCTCCAACATTAAAAAAAATCACTCCGTTCGGGTGATGCCGGCGATCCAGACACTGATGGAGGAGTGCAATGTCAAACCGGGTGATTTATCGAAGATTGTTGTGGCTGAAGGACCTGGATCGTACACGGGTGTCCGAATCGGTGTGACGATTGCCAAGACGATGGCCTGGACACTGAAGATTCCATTATCAGGTGTCTCAAGCCTTCAGGTGGCTGCAGCATCAGCAGGACGTTATTTTGACGGCTATGTGTCTCCTTTTTTTGATGCGAGGAGAGGCCAGATTTATACCGGTTTATATAAATTCGAAAATCAAAGGTTGGAAATTGTGAAAGAAGACCAGCTTGAGATGTCAGCTGAATGGGTAAAGGCTTTGAATGATATGGATAGCAGGGTTTTGTTTACGAGCAATGATTTTGGTCTGCATGAGGAGCTCATTAAGCAGGAGCTTGGGGATAAGGCTGTTTTTGCAGAGATCACCGAGTTGAACCCAAGGCCTGCAGAACTTGCTTTGTTAGGAAGGGATAAAGAGGCTGTTGACCTTCATACCTTCGTCCCTAACTATATCCGCCTGGCTGAAGCAGAGGCAAATTGGCTGAAAGCGCAAGAGACTAAAAAATAAGTGGGAAGCGAATATGAATAAAACGATAACGTTCCGGAATATGACGGTTGATGATCTAGATGATGTGATGGAGGTTGAGGTCAATTCGTTTACTGTTCCATGGAGCAGGGAAGCTTTTTTCAATGAGTTGACGAAGAATCAGTTTGCTCAGTATCTAGTGGTGGAAGTGGATCAGAAGGTTGTGGGGTACTGTGGTGTGTGGATCATTGTGGATGAGGCACATATCACGAACATCGCTTTGCTGCCGGAATACAGGGGAATGAAGCTGGGCGAGGCACTGATGGCAAAGGTAATGGAGCTTGCACGCGAAATGGGAGCATTGAGGATGACGCTCGAAGTGAGGGTAAGCAATAATAGGGCCCAAAATCTCTATCGAAAGTTTGGATTCGAAGAAGGAGCCATCAGGAAGCAATATTATACAGACAATATGGAAGATGCTTTAGTAATGTGGGTGAATTTATAATGAAAAAAGACCAATTAATCATGGGAATAGAGACGAGCTGTGATGAGACTGCAGTCGCAATCGTTAAAAATGGACAGGAAATCCTCGCGAATGTCGTGGCCTCTCAGATCGAGAGCCATAAGCGGTTCGGCGGAGTGGTACCTGAGATCGCATCTAGGCACCATGTGGAACAGATTACGCTTGTGTTGGAGGAAGCGCTAGCTCAGGCTAATGTGGATGTTAAGGATTTGGATGCGATAGCCGTGACTGAAGGTCCTGGCCTCGTTGGTGCTTTATTGATTGGTGTCAACGCTGCGAAAGCCTTAGCGTTTGCAAATGGAATCCCTCTTGTTGGAGTCCATCATATCGCAGGTCATATATATGCTAACAGACTTGTTGCCGAGATGAAGTTTCCGCTGCTTTCGCTCGTTGTGTCTGGAGGACATACGGAACTTATTTATATGAAGGAGCATGGCCATTTCGAAGTGATTGGCGAGACAAGGGATGACGCCGCAGGCGAGGCTTATGATAAGGTAGCGCGTACTCTCAATCTTCCGTATCCTGGTGGTCCGCATATCGACAGGCTGGCTCATGAAGGACAAGCAACCATTGACCTGCCGAGGGCATGGCTGGAGGAAGGGTCTTATGATTTTAGCTTTAGCGGGCTGAAGTCGGCTGTGATCAATGTTGTGCATAACGCACAGCAGCGGGGAGAAGAAATTGCTCCTGAAGAGCTTGCGGCAAGCTTCCAGGAGAGTGTCATTGATGTACTCGTCACGAAGACCCAAAAGGCTGTAAAGGAATATGGTGTGAAACAAGTTTTGCTTGCCGGAGGAGTTGCAGCCAATAAAGGCCTGAGAGAAAAATTATCCACAGAATTTGCAGGTTCAGATGTGGAAATTGTCATTCCTCCGCTGTCTTTATGCACTGACAACGCAGCGATGATTGCCGCTGCAGGTAGTGTCATGTATGATAAAGGGCAAAGAGCAGCACTGACATTGAACGGAAACCCTGGTCTGGAGATAACTATCCACAACTAAAGTCGCAGTTAAAAAGTATTTTTGTCAGACTCTTCTGTGGATATGTAAACGAAAACAGTGTTAGATTGTGTATAATGTGGATAAGAAATGCTTGTTTTGTGGATAATGTGGAAAAGTCTCTGGATAACCTATAAATCAATCTTCATTATGTGAATAACTATGTGAACAAAAAGTCCCGGTTGCCAATCGGGACTTTTTTGTTGGATAAAAAGTAGAATTCTGGGTTTTTAAAATGGAAATAATATTTGT belongs to Mesobacillus sp. AQ2 and includes:
- the tsaD gene encoding tRNA (adenosine(37)-N6)-threonylcarbamoyltransferase complex transferase subunit TsaD, giving the protein MKKDQLIMGIETSCDETAVAIVKNGQEILANVVASQIESHKRFGGVVPEIASRHHVEQITLVLEEALAQANVDVKDLDAIAVTEGPGLVGALLIGVNAAKALAFANGIPLVGVHHIAGHIYANRLVAEMKFPLLSLVVSGGHTELIYMKEHGHFEVIGETRDDAAGEAYDKVARTLNLPYPGGPHIDRLAHEGQATIDLPRAWLEEGSYDFSFSGLKSAVINVVHNAQQRGEEIAPEELAASFQESVIDVLVTKTQKAVKEYGVKQVLLAGGVAANKGLREKLSTEFAGSDVEIVIPPLSLCTDNAAMIAAAGSVMYDKGQRAALTLNGNPGLEITIHN